One window of the Harpia harpyja isolate bHarHar1 unplaced genomic scaffold, bHarHar1 primary haplotype URTXT_28telo, whole genome shotgun sequence genome contains the following:
- the CCDC106 gene encoding LOW QUALITY PROTEIN: coiled-coil domain-containing protein 106 (The sequence of the model RefSeq protein was modified relative to this genomic sequence to represent the inferred CDS: deleted 3 bases in 2 codons) encodes MRSGRPAEVPGDSGGGRGGVPAMAERRRRPVKKDEEAFEISIPFEEPPHVEPPIFYSLSPPQSSFEEPPGARAQLHLALERNAWLQKRIEDLEEERDFLRCQLDKFISGAPLPAEEHGRGKAVPRRGDAGDPPQRGGDGQRASPPPSAPSEDGGAGDRRRQKPKSGVARRRVGKARTRERQRVKDADGVLSRYKKILTTFQKLKSMSRAFEHHRVDRNTVALTTPIAELLLVAPEKLAEVGEFDPSKERLLEYSRRCFLALDPDTLQKVQALKKSKLLLPITYRFKR; translated from the exons ATGCGGAGCGGG CGTCCAGCCGAGGTGCCCGGAGAcagcggggggggccgggggggggtccccgccatGGCCGAGCGCCGCCGCCGACCCG TGAAGAAGGACGAGGAGGCCTTCGAGATCTCCATCCCTTTCGAGGAGCCCCCCCATGTCGAG CCCCCCATCTTCTACAGCCTTAGCCCCCCCCAGAGCAGCTTTGAAG AGCCCCCCGGGGCGCGGGCGCAGCTGCACCTGGCCCTGGAGCGCAACGCCTGGCTGCAGAAGCGCATCGAGGACCTGGAGGAGGAGCGGGATTTCCTGCGCTGCCAGCTCGACAAGTTCATCTCGGGCGCCC CGCTGCCCGCAGAGGAGCACGGCCGCGGGAAGGCGGTGCCGCGGCGGGGGGACGCGGGGGACCCCCCGCAACGGGGAGGTGACGGACAACGA GCGTCGCCTCCTCCCTCGGCCCCCTCCGAGGACGGCGGCGCCGGCGACCGGCGCCGGCAAAAACCCAAAAGCGGCGTCGCCCGGCGCCGCGTCGGCAAAGCCCGGACCCGCGAGCGGCAGCGGG TGAAGGACGCCGACGGGGTCCTCTCCCGCTACAAGAAGATCCTGACCACCTTCCAGAAGCTGAAGAGCATGAGCCGGGCCTTCGAGCACCACCGCGTCGACCGCAACACGGTGGCGCTGACCACCCCCATCGccgagctgctgctggtggccccCGAGAAGCTGGCGGAGGTGGGGGAGTTCGACCCCTCCAAGGAGCGGCTGCTGGAGTACTCGCGCCGCTGCTTCCTCGCCCTCGACCCCGACACCCTCCAGAAGGTCCAGGCCCTCAAGAAGAGCAAACTGCTGCTGCCCATCACCTACCGCTTCAAGCGGTGA
- the LOC128138190 gene encoding zinc finger protein 581-like — translation MRRPRTPPPAPRARSRGRSRPETPRPERGPMKGPSRTETPSHPPPPPPAPPPPPPPSPPPVDPPSSSSSTSRRGSSPPSGGRYLLIDNQGLPYTVLVAEPGGPGTLRRAFSCPVCGRSFEYLSYLQRHSITHSEHKPHVCRACGKAFKRTSHLERHKYTHAGRKPHACPLCPRRFRDSGELAHHQRVHTGERPFQCPHCHMRFGERNTLQRHVRRKHLPRPPAP, via the exons ATGCGGCGGCCCCGgacgcccccccccgccccccgggcTCGCAGCCGGGGTCGGTCCCGACCGGAGACGCCGCGGCCTGAGCGGGGCCCCATGAAGGGCCCGAG ccgCACCGAGACCCCCAgccaccccccgccgccgccccccgccccgccgccgccgccgccgccctcaccACCGCCCGTGGACCctccgtcctcttcctcctcgacCTCTCGCCGTGGGTCCAGCCCCCCGTCCGGGGGTCGCTACCTTCTGATCGACAACCAAGGGCTGCCCTACACGGTGCTGGTGGCCGAACCGGGGGGTCCCGGGACCCTCCGTCGCGCCTTCTCCTGCCCGGTTTGCGGCCGTTCCTTCGAGTACCTCTCCTACCTGCAGCGTCACAGCATCACCCACTCGGAGCACAAGCCCCACGTCTGCCGCGCCTGCGGCAAAGCCTTCAAGAGAACGTCCCACCTGGAACGCCACAAATACACCCACGCCGGCCGCAAGCCCCACGCCTGCCCCCTCTGCCCCCGACGTTTCCGGGACTCGGGGGAGCTGGCCCACCACCAACGGGTGCACACGGGGGAACGACCCTTCCAGTGTCCCCACTGCCACATGCGTTTCGGGGAGAGGAACACCCTCCAGCGACACGTCAGGCGCAAGCATCTGCCCCGGCCGCCTGCGCCGTGA
- the ZNF865 gene encoding LOW QUALITY PROTEIN: zinc finger protein 865 (The sequence of the model RefSeq protein was modified relative to this genomic sequence to represent the inferred CDS: inserted 5 bases in 3 codons; deleted 14 bases in 13 codons), whose protein sequence is MEANVSDESVHFQSYPFDFLEFLNHQRFEPMEPYGHEHPKTLPALPCPQPPFDYPPPPGAPPFDRPPAAKHKDFKAEGGASSSSSSSSSSSSAQPKKAEGSVGVQAGAPPYPSPAVPPXPPQPLFEAAGAFNAPQWGIVDLSSHQHIFGGLKRGGTVAVTTGTAAAAAXGPRQPPPAPPEAASKDEKSYFRRLKYFMERRFPCGVCQKSFKQSSHLVQHMLVHSGERPYECGTCGRTYNHVSSLIRHRRCHKEAAEDGGAARRHPPRQWPPPPGSCRHPTGPVGSCRHPMESTRWRGGVNVAPNGVNAAPNGVSLAASGVMPAPNGVSVAPNGVNAAPNGVNAALRASSRHPAASSPAPGGVILAPSGSSRRPAGSLWRPAVPPPAPSGTAPDGPFTCSLCWKVFKKPSHLHQHQIIHTGEKPFSCSVCAKSFNRRESLTRHVKTHSGLLRVPCAVCGKEFRDPAYLLRHQAAHSGQRPDYKCEVCGKAYAAPQSLLRHRQVHAGPKAGAVAYPGVPKGTAAAVPRVPWCLCGTGGGGEGGRRCGASCPPRPAALLAPGKSFGCGICGRAFGRRETLKRHERIHTGEKPHQCAVCGKRFRESFHLSKHHVVHTRERPYKCELCGKAFGYPQSLTRHKQIHRLPLPCGLGGAGTPPEGLSYGCGECGERFPDLFRAVNHKEAHAGEKPYGCDACGKAFGFIENLMWHKLVHQAAPERLLPEGGPPAESGLQPPEEHPVVPSGERFTCGTCGQSFKHFLGLVTHKYVHLVRRTLACGVCGXSFAGAYDLLLHRRRHLQKTPFRCSVCGKRFWEAALLMRHQRCHTEERPYRCAVCGRGFLRSWYLRQHKVVHTGERAYKCALCNKRFAQSSSLAEHQRLHVVARPQRCKTCGKTFRYRSNLLEHRRVHLGEKVYRCELCGKSFFYLSSILRHQRSHDARRDLRCSACLKLFKDPKYFSKHLQTHQGGRPFKCSTCGEAFRNTYGLKKHRHGHKLERLAALAHKDA, encoded by the exons ATGGAAGCCAACGTCAGCGACGAGAGCGTTCACTTCCAGAGCTACCCCTTCGACTTCCTCGAGTTCCTCAACCACCAGCGCTTCGAGCCCATGGAGCCCTACGGCCACGAGCAC CCCAAAaccctgcccgccctcccctgcccccagccccccttcgactacccccccccgcccggcgcccCCCCCTTCGACCGCCCCCCTGCCGCCAAGCACAAGGACTTCAAGGCCGAAGGCGgcgcctcctcttcctcctcctcctcctcttcctcttcctccgcCCAGCCGAAAAAGGCGGAGGGCAGCGTGGGGGTGCAAGCGGGGGCCCCCCCGTACCCCagcccggctgtgccccc cccgccgcagcccctctTTGAGGCCGCCGGCGCCTTCAACGCGCCCCAGTGGGGCATCGTGGACCTCTCCAGCCACCAGCACATCTTCGGGGGGCTGAAACGGGGTGGGACGGTGGCGGTGACGACGGGgacggcggcagcggcggc gggaccccggcagccccccccggcccccccggagGCGGCGTCGAAGGACGAGAAGAGTTATTTCCGCCGGCTGAAGTATTTCATGGAGCGGCGCTTTCCCTGCGGC GTCTGCCAGAAGTCCTTCAAGCAGTCGTCTCACCTGGTT CAGCACATGCTGGTGCACAGCGGCGAGCGGCCCTATGAGTGCGGCACCTGTGGCCGCACCTATAACCACGTCTCCAGCCTCATCCGCCACCGACGCTGCCACAAGGAAGCTGCCGAGGACGGCGGCGCTGCCCGGCGTCACCCCCCGCGGCAGTGGCCACCACCTCCGGGGTCATGCCGGCACCCAACGGGGCCGGTGGGGTCTTGCCGGCACCCAATGGAGTCAACCCGTTGGCGAGGCGGGGTCAACGTGGCGCCCAACGGAGTCAACGCGGCACCCAACGGGGTCAGCCTAGCAGCGAGCGGGGTTATGCCGGCACCCAACGGGGTCAGCGTGGCACCCAACGGGGTCAACGCGGCGCCTAACGGGGTCAACGCGGCGCTGAG GGCGTCATCCCGGCACCCAGCGGCGTCATCCCCGGCGCCCGGCGGGGTCATCCTGGCGCCGAGCGGGTCATCCCGGCGCCCGGCGGGGTCACTTTGGCGCCCGGCGGTGCCGCCCCCAGCACCCAGCGGCACTGCCCCGGACGGCCCCTTCACCTGCTCGCTGTGCTGGAAGGTCTTCAAGAAGCCGAGCCACCTCCACCAGCACCAGATCATCCAC ACCGGCGAGAAGCCCTTCAGCTGCTCGGTGTGTGCCAAGAGCTTCAACCGGCGCGAGAGCCTCACCCGCCACGTCAAGACGCACTCGGGGCTGCTGCGGGTGCCCTGCGCCGTCTGCGGGAAGGAGTTTCGGGATCCGGCGTACCTGCTGCGGCACCAAGCCGCCCACAGCGGCCAGCGCCCCGACTACAAGTGCGAGGTCTGTGGCAAAGCCTATGCCGCC CCGCAGAGCCTGCTGCGGCACCGGCAGGTCCACGCCGGCCCCAAGGCCGGCGCGGTGGCGTACCCCGGCGTCCCCAAGGGAacggcggcggcggtgccccgTGTTCCCTGGTGCCTATGTGGCACCGGAGGGGGAGGTGAAGGCGGCCGACGGTGC GGGGCTTCTTGtcccccccgcccggccgcgtTGCTGGCGCCGGGGAAGAGTTTCGGCTGCGGCATCTGCGGGCGGGCGTTTGGCCGTCGAGAGACGCTGAAGCGGCACGAGCGGATC CACACCGGGGAGAAGCCGCACCAGTGCGCCGTCTGCGGGAAGCGCTTCCGTGAGTCCTTCCACCTCAGCAAGCACCACGTGGTGCACACCCGCGAGCGGCCCTACAAGTGCGAGCTCTGCGGCAAAGCCTTCGGCTACCCCCAGAGCCTGACCCGGCACAAGCAGATCCACCGGCTGCCCTTGCCCTGCGGGTTGGGgggtgccgggaccccccccgagGGGCTGAGCTATGGCTGCGGCGAATGCGGCGAGCGTTTCCCCGACCTCTTCCGCGCGGTCAACCACAAGGAAGCCCACGCCGGGGAGAAACCCTACGGCTGCGACGCCTGCGGCAAAGCTTTCGGCTTCATCGAGAACCTGATGTGGCACAAGCTGGTTCACCAAGCCGCCCCCGAGCGGCTGCTGCCCGAGGGGGGGCCGCCGGCCGAGAGTGGGCTGCAGCCCCCCGAGGAGCACCCGGTAGTGCCGAGCGGCGAGCGTTTCACCTGCGGCACCTGCGGGCAA AGCTTCAAGCACTTCTTGGGGCTGGTGACCCACAAGTACGTCCACCTGGTGCGGCGGACGCTGGCCTGCGGCGTCTGCG AAAGCTTCGCCGGCGCCTACGACCTGCTGCTGCACCGGCGCCGGCACCTGCAGAAAACGCCATTTCGG TGCTCGGTTTGCGGGAAGCGGTTTTGGGAAGCGGCGTTGCTGATGCGGCACCAACGTTGCCACACCGAGGAACGGCCTTACCGTTGCGCCGTCTGCGGCCGCGGCTTCCTGCGCTCC TGGTACCTGCGGCAGCACAAGGTGGTGCACACCGGCGAGCGCGCCTACAAGTGTGCCCTCTGCAACAAGCGCTTCGCCCAGTCCTCTAGCCTGGCCGAGCACCAACGCCTCCACGTCGTCGCCCGCCCCCAACGTTGC AAAACCTGCGGCAAGACCTTCCGTTACCGTTCCAACCTCCTGGAACACCGGCGCGTTCACCTGGGCGAGAAGGTTTACCGCTGCGAGCTTTGCGGCAAGAGCTTCTTCTACCTGTCCTCCATTCTGCGGCACCAGCGCTCGCACGACGCACGACGCGACCTGCGCTGCTCCGCCTGCCTCAAGCTCTTCAAGGACCCCAAGTACTTCAGCAAACACCTGCAGACCCACCAGGGC GGGCGCCCCTTCAAGTGCAGCACCTGCGGCGAAGCCTTCCGGAACACCTACGGACTCAAGAAGCACCGGCACGGCCACAAGCTCGAGCGCCTGGCCGCCCTGGCACACAAGGACGCCTGA
- the LOC128138196 gene encoding D site-binding protein-like, with protein sequence MPRARRGAGRQDGGGGRVPRGLRGRPPPPRGSVPGPRRSWSTWTWMSSCGSTGCPPAPSPPPPTRDQPPPAPPRGPPTPPAPGEPLLEAEALGGPGGGPFDPRRLRFSQDELRPQPIARKARKVHVPEEQKDEKYWSRRSKNNAAAKRSRDARRLKENQISVRAAFLERENAALRQEVAAARRELARFRALLARYEARHGAL encoded by the exons ATGCCGAGGGcacggcggggcgcggggcggcag GATGGAGGAGGCGGGCGGGTGCCGCGGGGCCTTCGtgggcgccccccccccccccgtgggagCGTCCCGGGGCCGCGGCGGAGCTGGAGTACGTGGACCTGGATGAGTTCCTGCGGGAGCAcgggctgccccccagccccgagcccccccccgcccacgAGAGACCAGCCG cccccggcccccccccggggcccccccacccccccggcgcCAGGGGAGCCGCTGCTGGAGGCGGAGGCgctgggggggcccggggggggccccTTCGACCCGCGGCGGCTCCGCTTCTCCCAGGACGAGCTGCGGCCCCAGCCCATCGCCAGAAAGGCCCGGAAGGTCCATGTGCCCGAGGAgcagaag gaTGAGAAGTACTGGAGCCGGCGCAGCAAGAACAACGCGGCGGCCAAGCGCTCGCGGGACGCGCGGCGGCTGAAGGAGAACCAGATCTCGGTGCGTGCCGCCTTCCTGGAGCGGGAGAACGCGGCGCTGCGGCAGGAGGTGGCGGCCGCCCGCCGGGAGCTCGCCCGCTTCCGCGCTCTGCTGGCACGCTACGAGGCCCGGCACGGCGCCCTGTAG
- the SPHK2 gene encoding LOW QUALITY PROTEIN: sphingosine kinase 2 (The sequence of the model RefSeq protein was modified relative to this genomic sequence to represent the inferred CDS: deleted 4 bases in 4 codons) gives MAPPQRHGPVAPHGGAALNQHGGGRRGGALAAAASHWLPAGGSAPRDWRDGREAGSVSGAEGKAAGGERGRQRDRRPGGDAGPGGPPRGPPRYGGPMTGPWPSRPPPAPMNEEPLLEGDFGGPPGAGGGPRFHLCLTRTELQILGGPPGGGRGVLRLADVVGCHTLRAPSLPAAAFFAVYAYPPPLRGVPGGAPSPSPSSHFPADAAPHYEGNRATAERWARAIRCLVRGLPLPPQAEIPPEPRRRRLLLLLNPFGGRGQALSWCQTHVLPMITEADISFNLIQTERANHARELVTGISLDEWDGIVTVSGDGLLYEVVNGLMDRPDWAAALRMPLGILPCGSGNALAAAINSHAGLAPALGLSLLQNCAVLLCRGTPSPLDLVSVTTASGARVFSFLSVAWGLVADVDIESERLRRLGPARFALGTAAALLALHTYRGRLSYLPAVPRSATADAAGAAGAAASPLPRALSDLGLCAGDGQRPPVPPEGDGGDWGGRPWARRQPRAEGGRGRRRAGAGGTPPFWGTPRDVGTSGCRGAPQGTGTPRDVGTPPALGTPRATGPPRSTASPQGTGTPPARRPPQKTRPPPAPSSPPGGPVDDLLVPLGQPVPPSWVTLEGDFVLVLAIYQSHLGAELVAAPRARPDDGLIHLCYVRAGVSRGALLRALLAMTRGGRRGGGADAAAGPPLSRVPARAFRLEPLTPRGVLTVDGERVEYGPLQGQIHRGLARLLTPAAP, from the exons ATGGCGCCGCCCCAACGTCACGGCCCCGTTGCTCCCCACGGCGGCGCCGCCCTCAACCAACatggcggagggcggcggggcggggcgctgGCGGCTGCCGCCTCCCATTGGCTGCCGGCGGGGGGCTCGGCGCCGCGCGATTGGCGGGACGGGCGGGAGGCGGGGAGCGTTTCCGGGGCGGAGGGCAAGGCGGCCGGAGGGGAGAGAGGGCGACAGCGGGACCGGCGCCCGGGGGGGGACGCGGGCCCGGGGGGGCCGCCCCGGGGCCCTCCCCGATACGGGGGGCCCATGACAGg gccctggccgagccgccccccccccgccccgatgaACGAGGAGCCGTTGCTGGAGGGGGATTTCGGGGGTCCCCCaggcgcgggggggggacccCGTTTCCACCTCTGCCTGACCCGGACGGAGCTGCAGATCCTGGGGGggccccccgggggggggcggggggtgctgCGCCTGGCCGACGTGGTGGGCTGCCACACGCTGcgtgccccctccctccccgccgccgccttctTCGCCGTCTACGCCTacccccccccgctg cggggggtcccggggggggcccCGTCGCCGTCGCCGAGCTCCCACTTTCCGGCGGACGCGGCCCCCCACTACGAAGGGAACCGGGCGACGGCCGAGCGCTGGGCCCGCGCCATCCGCTGCCTCGTCCGggggctccccctgcccccccaggccG AAATCCCGccggagccgcggcggcggcggctgctgctacTGCTGAACCCCTTCGGGGGCCGGGGCCAGGCCCTGAGCTGGTGCCAGACCCACGTCCTGCCCATGATCACCGAGGCCGACATCAGCTTCAACCTCATCCAGACCG aaCGGGCGAACCACGCGCGAGAGCTGGTGACGGGGATCAGCCTGGACGAGTGGGATGGGATCGTCACCGTCTCGGGGGACGGGCTCCTCTATGAG GTGGTGAACGGGCTGATGGACCGGCCGGACTGGGCTGCGGCGCTGAGGATGCCCCTGGGGATCCTGCCCTGCGGCTCCGGCAACGCCCTGGCCGCCGCCATCAACTCCCACGCCGG gctggcCCCGGCGCTGGGTCTCTCCCTGCTGCAGAACTGCGCGGTGCTGCTGTGCCGGGGGACGCCGTCCCCCCTGGACCTGGTTTCGGTGACGACGGCCTCGGGCGCCCGCGTCTTCTCCTTCCTGAGCGTGGCCTGGGGCTTGGTGGCCGACGTGGACATCGAGAGCGAGCGGCTGCGACGCCTGGGGCCGGCGCGCTTCGCCCTGGGCACGGCCGCGGCG CTGCTGGCCCTCCACACCTACCGC GGCCGCCTCTCCTACCTGCCCGCCGTCCCCCGCAGCGCCACCGCCgatgccgccggtgccgccggtgccgccgcgTCCCCCCTGCCCCGCGCTCTCTCCGATTTGGGGCTCTGCGCGGGGGACGGCCAGCGGCCCCCGGTACCCCCCGAGGGGGACGGCGGGGACTGGGGGGGACGCCCCTGGGCTCGGCGACAACCCCGGGCCGAAGGGGGACGCGGCCGGAGACGTGCTGGTGCGGGGGGGACGCCCCCATTCTGGGGGACGCCCCGGGACGTGGGGACGTCGGGGTGCAGGGGGGCACCCCAAGGGACGGGGACGCCCCGGGAC GTGGGgacacccccagccctggggacgcCCCGAGCGACGGGGCCACCGAGGTCCACGGCGTCCCCTCAAGGCACGGGGACGCCCCCAGCCCGGCGTCCCCCCCAAAAGACgcgtccccccccggccccctcctccccccccggcgGCCCAGTCGACGACCTACTGGTGCCGCTGGGCCAACCGGTGCCCCCCAGCTGGGTGACGCTGGAG GGGGACTTCGTCCTGGTCCTGGCCATCTACCAGTCGCACTTGGGGGCCGAACTGGTGGCGGCCCCCCGGGCCCGGCCGGACGACGGCCTCATCCACCTCTGCTACGTGCGGGCTGGGGTCTCGCGGGGGGCTCTGCTGCGGGCGCTGCTGGCCATGacccggggggggcggcggggggggggggcggacgcCGCCGCCGGACCCCCCTTATCCCGCGTCCCGGCCCGTGCCTTCCGCCTGGAGCCCCTGACGCCCCGGGGGGTGCTGACGGTGGACGGGGAGCGGGTCGAGTACGGACCCCTCCAGGGACAGATCCACCGCGGGCTGGCCCGGCTCCTCACCCCCGCCGCACCCTGA
- the RPL18 gene encoding LOW QUALITY PROTEIN: 60S ribosomal protein L18 (The sequence of the model RefSeq protein was modified relative to this genomic sequence to represent the inferred CDS: deleted 1 base in 1 codon), with product MVGLIRHNRDRKVRRREPKSQDIYLRLLVKLYRFLARRTNSAFNKVILKRLFMSRTNRPPLSLSRMIRMMKRPGREDKTAVVVGTVTDDIRIQDVPKLKLCALRVTRGARTRILRAGGTILTFDQLAMASPKGKGTVLLSGPRKAREVYRHFGKAPGTPHSHTKPYVRSKGRKFERARGRRASRGYKN from the exons ATGGTgg GCCTTATCCGCCATAACCGGGACCGGAAGGTTCGGCGCCGGGAGCCGAAGAGCCAGGACATTTACCTGCGGCTCCTCGTCAAG CTCTACCGGTTCCTGGCCCGGCGGACGAACTCAGCCTTTAACAAAGTGATCCTGAAGCGGCTTTTCATGAGCCGGACGAACCGGCCGCCCCTCTCCCTCTCCCGCATG ATCCGGATGATGAAGCGGCCGGGGCGGGAGGACAAGACAGCCGTGGTGGTGGGGACCGTCACCGACGACATCCGCATCCAGGACGTCCCCAAACTCaag CTCTGCGCCCTGCGGGTGACGCGGGGGGCTCGCACCCGCATCCTGCGGGCGGGGGGCACCATCCTGACCTTCGACCAGCTGGCCATGGCCTCCCCCAAGGGCAAGGGCACCGTCCTGCTCTCCG GACCCCGCAAGGCTCGGGAGGTTTATCGGCACTTTGGGAAAGCGCCCGGGACC CCCCACAGCCACACCAA gccctacGTGCGCTCCAAGGGGCGGAAGTTCGAGCGGGCGCGTGGGCGCCGGGCCAGCCGGGGCTACAAGAACTGA
- the SULT2B1 gene encoding LOW QUALITY PROTEIN: sulfotransferase 2B1 (The sequence of the model RefSeq protein was modified relative to this genomic sequence to represent the inferred CDS: deleted 2 bases in 2 codons), whose translation MSRGYFQHGGVTFPGILYSPRGLEAARDFPVEDDDVFNVTYQKSGTVWMLEILSLIRSDGDPRWCRSVPNWDRGPWLETVLGLRRARGNPRPRLISSHLPIQLFPKAFFTSKAKVIYTVRNPKDVLVSLYHFSRIFRPYKDPGSLEQFLEKFLEGDVPFGSWFEHVRGWLQLRGRENFFCISYEELQQDLRGSVERLCAFLGRGLSAGALDAVVANASFAAMSRNRMSNFSLSPLFILDLRRGPFLRKGISGDWKNHLTPEQSAHFDPGSTGERMAGLGVTFPLGPPPLQPAPSPLPGTPPGPS comes from the exons atgtcaCGGGGGTACTTCCAGCACGGCGGCGTCACCTTCCCGGGAATCCTGTACTCCCCCCGGGGGCTGGAGGCCGCCCGCGACTTCCCGGTGGAGGACGATGACGTCTTCAACGTCACCTACCAAAAATCGG GCACGGTGTGGATGCTGGAGATCCTGAGCCTGATCCGCAGCGACGGGGACCCGCGCTGGTGCCGCTCGGTGCCCAACTGGGACCGG GGTCCCTGGCTGGAGACGGTGCTGGGGCTGCGGCGGGCGCGGGGAAACCCCCGGCCCCGGCTCATCAGCTCCCACCTCCCCATCCAGCTCTTCCCCAAGGCTTTCTTCACCTCCAAGGCCAAG gtcatCTACACGGTGAGGAACCCCAAAGAcgtcctggtttccctctatcaTTTTTCCCGCATTTTCCGGCCCTATAAGGATCCCGGGAGCCTGGAGCAGTTTCTGGAGAAGTTCCTGGAGGGAGacg tgcccttCGGTTCCTGGTTCGAGCACGTCCGGGGGTGGCTGCAGCTGCGCGGCCGCGAGAACTTCTTCTGCATCAGCTACGAGGAGCTGCAGCAG GACCTGCGCGGCAGCGTGGAGCGTCTCTGCGCCTTCCTGGGGCGGGGGCTGAGCGCCGGGGCGCTGGACGCCGTGGTGGCCAACGCTTCCTTCGCCGCCATGAGCCGCAACCGCATGAGCAACTTCAGCCTCTCC CCCCTCTTCATCCTCGACCTGCGGCGTGGCCCCTTCCTGCGCAagg GGATCTCCGGGGACTGGAAGAACCACCTGACGCCGGAGCAGAGCGCCCACTTCGACCCGGGTTCTACCGGGGAGCGCATGGCCGGGCTGGGGGTCACCttccccctgggacccccccccctgcagcctgcccccagccccctgcccgggacccccccaggaccctccTGA